Genomic DNA from Klebsiella variicola:
GATCTGCTGGCGCGCCCCGATTCTCTGCTCGGCCAGCAGCTGTTGCCGCTGACGCCGGCGGCAGCGACCCACAGCGATCTTCTGCTGCGTCTGAGCTACCGCTGGGATGTGCCGGTGGCCACCGACTGGATCAGCCGCCTGAGCCAGCAGTGGGCGCTGCAGATCGATCTCCTTGGCGGTCACGTCGAGGTGATCAATGGTCGGCTGGCCGGTCGCCTGCAGGCCGGAGTGCGCTTTCAGGGCGAACGCCTGTCGCCCGCGCGACTGCAGGGCCTGCTGGCGCAGCTCGGCATAACGGCGGAGATCCTCGACAGCGCGCCGTTGCTCAGGGAGGCGGTATGAAACCGACAGTCATCAGTCAGGATACCCCCTGGGGCGAAATCCCTTCGCTGCTGCTCCCCGCCTATGGCGAAACCTGGCTGATGGTGGCCATTGTGATGCTGTTTGTCGTCACGCTGGGAGGGCTGGTGGGGGTGGTGTTGTTTAATGCCTCGCCGCGGGGCTTATTTCCGCACGCACTGCTGTACCGACTGCTGAACTGGGTGGTCAATATGGGACGTTCGCTGCCGTTTCTGGTGCTGATGGCCGCCATTATCCCGTTCACATACTGGCTGACCGGCACCACGATTGGCATCCCCGCCGCGGTGGTGCCGATGATCGCCGCCGGCGTCCCGTTCTTTGGCCGTCTGGTGGAGAACGCGCTGCGCGAGTTGCCGGCGGAGGTCACCGCAGTGGGGGTCGTCTGCGGCGGGTCGCGCTGGCAAATCATTGCCAGCGCGCAGCTCAGTGAAGCCTTGCCCGCGCTGGTGGCGGCGGTGACGCTGAACCTGGTCTCGATGATTGAGTATTCGGCTATCGCCGGGACCATCGGCGCCGGCGGCATCGGCTACCTGGCCGTGGTGTACGGCTATCAGCGCTTCGACAACCACATCATGATCGCGACGATCATTGCCCTGATCGCCACGATCCAGTTGATTCAATTTTTGGGTGACCGTCTGGTCAACCGTTTACGCCACACGCAGGGGAACCTTGTATGACAACAGAGCAATTTGAGTTACGTAAAGCGCGGCGCTGGCCCTGGCTGGCGGCGCTGGCAGTGATTATCCTGCTCGCCATCGCCTTCTGGTGGTGGCGGGGACATACCCAAAGCCAGCAGGTGGTCTTCGGCAGCACGTTAAAAATTCACTACGAGCCGGCGATGGCCGGCGAGCAGCGGATCATTGAGTATATTAATCAGCATATTGCGCCCGATTACGGTCTGAAACTGGAGGCGGTGGGGGTGCAGGATCCGGTCCAGGCTGACCGCGCGGTAGCGGAAGGACAGTATGCCGGGACGATCTATCAGCATCAGTGGTGGCTTAAACAGGTGGTGGACGCTAACGGCTTTGCGCTGTCGACCACGGTGCCGGTGTTCCAGTGGGCGTTTGGCATCTATTCCGACCGCTACTCGTCGGTACAGGCGTTGCCCAACGGCGCGACCATTGTCGTGCCTGACGATGGCGCCAATCAGGGGCAGGCCCTGTGGCTGCTCCAGCGCATTGGGTTGATCTCGCTCGACCCGGCGGTGGAGCCGCGTACGGCGAAGCTGAAAAATATTGTCGGTAACCCGCATCAGTTTGTCTTTAAAGAGCTGGATCTGCTGACCATGCCGCGGGCGTTAAATTCGGTGGATGCCGCCATCGGCTATGTCTCGCAATTTGACGCCGGGAAAGTGCCGCGTGAGAAAGGCATATTATTCCCGCCGGCGCCGCGCACCTTTGCTTCGCAATTAGTGATTGGTACACCGTATTTATCGCAGGAAAATATCGTCAAATTAAAACAGGCTTTTTCTGACCCGCGGATCCAGACGTGGTTACAAACCACCGATGACCCGCTGGTAAAAGACGTATTAGTTCCAGTGTCCGCGGAATAAGCGTCCTGCACGACGTCTATTTTCGTTGTTATTTATTTCCCTTGAGGATGCGCGAAAGCGCGTCCTTTTTGTGCTGGTAATATTTATTAACTTATTGATTATATTGATTTTTATAGAATGATTTGTTGTTTTGATTCTCGTCGCGCGCGGTCTATAACCGCTGATGACCTGCACAAAATAATAAGGTGAAAAAATGAGTACATTACCAGTGGATAATCCCGGTATCGCTTCGGTACCGGTCAGTAGCGTCGGGGATGTGGCGCGGCTAATTAATTCCGGCAAGGAACAAGCGAAATATGCGCGGATGATTGTCTTCCTCGCGCTGGGGGGCGTTTTTCTCGACGCATATGACTTAACCACGCTCTCCTACGGTATTGATGACGTTGTACGTGAATTTCAGCTCTCACCGCTGCTGACCGGCCTGGTGACTTCGTCCATTATGGTCGGGACTATCGTCGGCAATATTATCGGCGGCTGGCTGACCGATAAATATGGTCGCTATTCGGTTTTTATGGCCGATATGTTCTTTTTCGTGATTTCGGCTATCGCCGCCGGGCTGGCGCCGAACGTCTGGGTGTTGATTGGCGCCCGCTTCCTGATGGGCATCGGCGTTGGCATCGACCTGCCGGTAGCGATGTCCTATCTGGCCGAGTTTTCCCGCTTTGCCGGCAAAGGCAACAAAGCGGCTCGCCTCGCGGCGTGGTGCCCGATGTGGTACGCCGCCTCAACCGTCTGCTTTCTCATTATCTTCGGCCTCTATTTCCTGCTGCCGCAGGAGCATCTTGACTGGCTGTGGCGCGCCTCCCTGCTGTTCGGCGCCGTGCCGGCACTGCTGATTATTGCCGTCCGCAGTCGATTTATGAATGAATCCCCGCTGTGGGCGGCGAACCAGGGCGATCTGACCTCTGCAGTGCGTATTTTACGCGACTCCTGGGGGATCCATGCCCATGAGGTCCCGGCGGCGAAGCCCGCGCCCGCGCCGAAAGTGAGCTTCCGCGTGCTGTTCGAAAAACCCTACCGCGAGCGGACTATCGTCGCCGGGGTGATGAATATCTGTATCTCCTTCGAGTACACGGCGATTGCCTTTTTCCTGCCGTCAATTCTTGCCCAGTTCCTCGGGGCTGGCGTCTTCGAAACTATTTCGGCATCGCTGGGGCTGAACGCCCTGTTTGCTTTTACCGGCGGGCTGCTCGGTATGCATCTGGCGTGGAAATATCCTTCGCGTCATGTGGCGATAGCCGGCTTCGCCCTGCAGTTTGTGGCGCTGATTGTGCTGGCGCTGGTGGGGCAACCGCACGCGACGGCAGGTATCGTGCTGGCTATCGCGATGCTGGGGCTGTGGCTGTTCGCCGAAGGGTTTGGCCCGGGGGCGCAGCTGATGATCTACCCGGCGCTCTCCTATCCTACTGCCATTCGCGCCACCGGGGTCGGTTTCAGCCGGGCACTCTCCGGGATCGGCAGCGCGCTGGCGTTGTTTATTCTGCCGCTGCTGCAGGCCTCCCTCGGCACGCAGATGTTCTGGGTGGTCTCGCTTGCCGCCATTATTCCCATTTTCTTCCTGCTGGCGGTCCGTCATGAACCGACGCGAGAAGATATCGACGCACTCCATGAATAAGGAACTGACAATGACCCTGCTCTCCACTGGCACCGATTATGACGCGCTGGCGGCCGCCTTCCGCCCGATATTCACCCGTATCGCCCAGGGCGCTGCGGAGCGCGAACAGCAGCGCATTCTGCCCGATGAGCCGATCCGCTGGCTGAAAGAAGCGGGCTTCGGCACGCTGCGTATCCCGCGCGAGAAGGGCGGCTGGGGCGCTTCGCTGCCGCAGCTCAGCGCGCTGCTGATCGAGCTGGCGCAAGCGGACTCTAACCTGCCGCAGGCCCTGCGCGCGCACTTTGCCTTTGTGGAAGATCAGCTGAATCAGCCGGATTCCGCCGGGCGCGACCGCTGGTTTCGTCGCTTCCTCGACGGTGAGCTGGTGGGCAGCGGCTGGACCGAGATCGGCGCGGTTAAGCTGGGAGAGGTGAACACCAGAGTGACGCCGACAGAGGGCGGCTGGCGACTCGACGGCGAGAAGTTTTACAGCACCGGCGCGCTGTACGCCGACTGGATCGATGTGTTTGCCCGGCGCAGTGATACCGCCGGCGATGTGATAGCCCTGGTCAGCACCCAGCAGACCGGCGTGGCGCGGGAAGATGACTGGGATGGCTTTGGCCAGCGGCTGACCGGCAGCGGGACCACCCGCTTTACCGGCGCTCGGGTGGAAACCGAACATGTCTATGATTTTGCCCAGCGCTTTCGCTATCAGACCGCCTTCTACCAGCATGTGCTGCTGGCGACCCTCGCGGGCATTGGCCTGGCGGTTGAGCGGGATGCCGCGCAGGGCGTCAAACATCGCTCCCGGATGTACAGCCACGGCAACGCCGCCGTGCCGCGCGATGACGCTCAGGTTCTGCAGGTCGTTGGGCAGATCAGCAGCTGGGCATGGGCGACCCGGGCCGCGGTCCTGCAGGCCGCGGAATCGCTGCAGCAGGCCTATGTGGCGCACGTCAGCGACGACGAAGCATTGATTGCCCGGCGTAACCAGCTGGCGGAAGTGGAAGCGGCGCAGGCGCAGGTGATCGCCAGCGACTGGATCCCGCGGGCGGCGACGGAGCTGTTTAATGCCCTCGGGGCGTCGGATACGCGAACTCGCCTTGCGCTGGATCGCCACTGGCGCAATGCGCGGACGGTCGCCTCGCATAATCCGGTGATTTATAAGGCACGTAATATCGGTAACTGGCTGGTGAACGGTGAAGCGCCCACCTTTATCTGGCAGATAGGCAATGGTGAGAAAACGGCGGGGTAAGCCTGTCGGCGACGGGAGGCGCAGTGCTTCCCGTCGTCAGGAAAATCAAGGTTTATCCAGCGACCAGGTGGCGCTGCGCACGTCGACTTTCACCGGCAGCAGGCCGATGCGCGTAAAGGTATCCGCCAGCGCCTGCTGTTCGTTATACACCGCCGGGGTCATGCGTTCGGCACCGTAGGGCAGGCGGGCCAGGGTCTTCTGCCAGATGGCTTTATCCAGTCCGGTTGAGGTCGACAGCAGCCCGGCGGCCTCGTCCTGATGGCTGTTCGCCCACGCGCTGAGTTTACCCAGCTCATCCACCACCTGCTTTGCTGTCTCCGGGTAGGTATCTGCAAACTTGCGGCTGGCGAGATAGAAGGTGTAGTGAGGCACCAGCCCCTCGGCATTGCGGATCTGTCGGGCTTTCGCGTTGGTTTCCACTTCTGCGAGGAACGGATCCCAGATCACCCACGCATCAATCGCCCCGCGCTGGAAAGCGGCGCGGGCATCCGCCGGCGGCAGATAGACCGGGGTGATGTCTTTATAGCTGAGGCCCGCTTTTTCCAGTGCGGCAACCAGCAGGTAGTTGACGTCAGACCCCTTGTTCAACCCCACGCGCTTGCCCTTCAGGTCGGCCACGCTGTGGATTGCCGACTGTTCAGGCACCACAATCGCTTCCGTTTTCGGGTTAGCGGGGGAATGGGCAAGGTAGACCAGATCGGCTTGCGCCGCCTGGGCAAAGGCCGGAGGCGCATCGCCGGTCGCGGCCAGATCGATACTACCGACGTTCAGCCCCTCCAGCATTTGCGGTCCGGCGGGGAATTCGACCCAGCGTACGGCAATACCCTGTTTTTTCAGGCTCTTATCCAGCGTGCCGCGATACTTCAGCAGCGCGAAGATATTCGCCTTTTGATAGCCGATGTTGACGGTTTCCGGCGCTTTGGCCAGCGCGGAGGTAGAGAGGGCGGCGAGGACCAGCAGCCAGGCGGGGCGGAATCGGTTGGACATTGTCTGTTCTCCTTAGCGGTTTTGCGTAAGGTAACAAACAGCGCTTATAACCATTAAATAACTAAAATTT
This window encodes:
- a CDS encoding methionine ABC transporter permease is translated as MKPTVISQDTPWGEIPSLLLPAYGETWLMVAIVMLFVVTLGGLVGVVLFNASPRGLFPHALLYRLLNWVVNMGRSLPFLVLMAAIIPFTYWLTGTTIGIPAAVVPMIAAGVPFFGRLVENALRELPAEVTAVGVVCGGSRWQIIASAQLSEALPALVAAVTLNLVSMIEYSAIAGTIGAGGIGYLAVVYGYQRFDNHIMIATIIALIATIQLIQFLGDRLVNRLRHTQGNLV
- a CDS encoding MetQ/NlpA family ABC transporter substrate-binding protein; translated protein: MTTEQFELRKARRWPWLAALAVIILLAIAFWWWRGHTQSQQVVFGSTLKIHYEPAMAGEQRIIEYINQHIAPDYGLKLEAVGVQDPVQADRAVAEGQYAGTIYQHQWWLKQVVDANGFALSTTVPVFQWAFGIYSDRYSSVQALPNGATIVVPDDGANQGQALWLLQRIGLISLDPAVEPRTAKLKNIVGNPHQFVFKELDLLTMPRALNSVDAAIGYVSQFDAGKVPREKGILFPPAPRTFASQLVIGTPYLSQENIVKLKQAFSDPRIQTWLQTTDDPLVKDVLVPVSAE
- a CDS encoding MFS transporter; this translates as MSTLPVDNPGIASVPVSSVGDVARLINSGKEQAKYARMIVFLALGGVFLDAYDLTTLSYGIDDVVREFQLSPLLTGLVTSSIMVGTIVGNIIGGWLTDKYGRYSVFMADMFFFVISAIAAGLAPNVWVLIGARFLMGIGVGIDLPVAMSYLAEFSRFAGKGNKAARLAAWCPMWYAASTVCFLIIFGLYFLLPQEHLDWLWRASLLFGAVPALLIIAVRSRFMNESPLWAANQGDLTSAVRILRDSWGIHAHEVPAAKPAPAPKVSFRVLFEKPYRERTIVAGVMNICISFEYTAIAFFLPSILAQFLGAGVFETISASLGLNALFAFTGGLLGMHLAWKYPSRHVAIAGFALQFVALIVLALVGQPHATAGIVLAIAMLGLWLFAEGFGPGAQLMIYPALSYPTAIRATGVGFSRALSGIGSALALFILPLLQASLGTQMFWVVSLAAIIPIFFLLAVRHEPTREDIDALHE
- a CDS encoding acyl-CoA dehydrogenase family protein, encoding MTLLSTGTDYDALAAAFRPIFTRIAQGAAEREQQRILPDEPIRWLKEAGFGTLRIPREKGGWGASLPQLSALLIELAQADSNLPQALRAHFAFVEDQLNQPDSAGRDRWFRRFLDGELVGSGWTEIGAVKLGEVNTRVTPTEGGWRLDGEKFYSTGALYADWIDVFARRSDTAGDVIALVSTQQTGVAREDDWDGFGQRLTGSGTTRFTGARVETEHVYDFAQRFRYQTAFYQHVLLATLAGIGLAVERDAAQGVKHRSRMYSHGNAAVPRDDAQVLQVVGQISSWAWATRAAVLQAAESLQQAYVAHVSDDEALIARRNQLAEVEAAQAQVIASDWIPRAATELFNALGASDTRTRLALDRHWRNARTVASHNPVIYKARNIGNWLVNGEAPTFIWQIGNGEKTAG
- a CDS encoding aliphatic sulfonate ABC transporter substrate-binding protein; its protein translation is MSNRFRPAWLLVLAALSTSALAKAPETVNIGYQKANIFALLKYRGTLDKSLKKQGIAVRWVEFPAGPQMLEGLNVGSIDLAATGDAPPAFAQAAQADLVYLAHSPANPKTEAIVVPEQSAIHSVADLKGKRVGLNKGSDVNYLLVAALEKAGLSYKDITPVYLPPADARAAFQRGAIDAWVIWDPFLAEVETNAKARQIRNAEGLVPHYTFYLASRKFADTYPETAKQVVDELGKLSAWANSHQDEAAGLLSTSTGLDKAIWQKTLARLPYGAERMTPAVYNEQQALADTFTRIGLLPVKVDVRSATWSLDKP